Proteins encoded together in one Streptomyces sp. NBC_01408 window:
- a CDS encoding peptidoglycan recognition family protein, which yields MRAEIPPSPLRRVTRRMILSGALGLGTAALWPRAAAHASAATTPEIFDCAAWGARPPAEPVVILSTPPERIVVHHTATTNVEDYSRQRAFALARAIQNYHMDSQGWIDTGQHFTVSRGAFVTEGRHHSLGELTAGARQVRSAHCVGQNNVSVGIENEGNYTSVEPPAQQYEALVALCAHVCRQYGLPPSEIYGHRDFNSTACPGDRLYALLPRLRQDVAAQVGEDLWDTIEFDDRLRWSGPSEYLPADVLERALRGPLPRRT from the coding sequence ATGCGTGCCGAGATCCCCCCGTCCCCGCTGCGGCGCGTCACCCGCCGCATGATCCTCTCCGGTGCGCTGGGGCTCGGTACGGCGGCGCTGTGGCCGCGGGCCGCCGCCCACGCGTCGGCCGCCACGACTCCGGAGATCTTCGACTGCGCGGCGTGGGGCGCCAGACCGCCCGCCGAGCCCGTGGTGATCCTCTCCACGCCCCCGGAGCGGATCGTCGTGCACCACACGGCGACCACGAACGTGGAGGACTACTCCCGCCAGCGTGCGTTCGCCCTCGCGCGGGCGATCCAGAACTACCACATGGACAGCCAGGGCTGGATCGACACCGGCCAGCACTTCACCGTCAGCCGCGGCGCGTTCGTCACCGAAGGGCGCCACCACAGCCTCGGTGAACTGACCGCGGGCGCCCGGCAGGTCCGCTCCGCCCACTGCGTCGGCCAGAACAACGTGTCGGTGGGCATCGAGAACGAGGGCAACTACACCAGCGTGGAGCCGCCGGCCCAGCAGTACGAGGCCCTGGTCGCGCTCTGCGCGCACGTCTGCCGCCAGTACGGGCTGCCCCCGTCGGAGATCTACGGCCACCGGGACTTCAACAGCACGGCCTGCCCCGGCGACCGGCTGTACGCCCTCCTTCCCCGGCTGCGGCAGGACGTCGCCGCCCAGGTGGGCGAAGACCTGTGGGACACCATCGAGTTCGACGACCGCCTGCGCTGGTCCGGCCCCTCGGAGTACCTCCCGGCGGACGTCCTGGAGCGTGCGCTCAGGGGGCCCCTGCCCCGCCGTACCTAA
- a CDS encoding ATP-binding protein, whose amino-acid sequence MEQRGSPDRTWYLVLDGTTDVVTRSREFTRRALTAWQWLPAEAEEDREAAEDVLLLVSELVANACLHGGGPGALLLDCTEERLRIEVTDGNPAPPQPLRPGSLLRPGQPGGHGLLIVERLSRGWGSRPGPDGKCVWVEVACPSPVREAWARP is encoded by the coding sequence ATGGAGCAGCGGGGGTCGCCCGACCGGACCTGGTACCTGGTACTGGACGGGACCACCGACGTCGTGACGCGCAGCCGCGAGTTCACCCGCAGGGCGCTGACCGCCTGGCAGTGGCTCCCCGCCGAGGCGGAGGAGGACCGGGAGGCCGCCGAGGACGTGCTCCTGCTGGTGTCGGAGCTGGTGGCCAACGCCTGCCTGCACGGCGGCGGGCCGGGCGCGCTGCTGCTGGACTGCACCGAGGAGCGGCTGCGGATCGAGGTGACCGACGGCAACCCGGCGCCGCCGCAGCCCCTGCGGCCGGGCTCGCTCCTGCGACCGGGGCAGCCGGGCGGACACGGCCTGCTGATAGTGGAACGGCTGTCCCGCGGCTGGGGGTCGCGGCCCGGGCCCGACGGCAAGTGCGTCTGGGTGGAGGTGGCCTGCCCGTCACCGGTGCGGGAGGCGTGGGCCCGGCCGTGA
- the txtE gene encoding 4-nitrotryptophan synthase codes for MSQQPSPLSDPAIVPDPYPVYADLARREPVHWSEGLNAWAVMKYGDCAAALKDRRLKAERMEEVLAVKFPGRPLPPDNIYHRFTKNVMMYTDPPRHDALRRSTQAGFSGAAHEHYSQVIEGVAADLVASVPSRTREIDAVPVLAAELPVRSAVHAFGVPEDDLDFVIPCVETLMTYWSGPQSQPVALDRLLELLTDLHTYALELVRGKRGKVLPDTVIARLAAAQDSLTETTPEQTVHQLVLLFIALFAPTTPGSLSSGMLSFARNPDQIERLRTDRACTDNAANEVIRYHASNQFTWRVATTDIDMGGVRIRAGQSVALFLGAANRDPGVFERPDAFDLDRSNSAKHLSFGLGVHSCLGRQIANLQLKWFYVALFARFPGIRLAGEPTWNPNLEFRSLETLPLRLA; via the coding sequence GTGAGTCAGCAGCCGTCGCCCCTGTCGGATCCCGCGATCGTGCCCGACCCGTACCCCGTCTACGCGGACCTGGCCCGGCGCGAGCCCGTCCACTGGTCCGAGGGGCTGAACGCCTGGGCGGTCATGAAGTACGGGGACTGCGCCGCCGCGCTGAAGGACCGCCGGCTCAAGGCCGAGCGGATGGAAGAGGTACTGGCGGTCAAGTTCCCCGGCCGGCCGCTGCCGCCCGACAACATCTACCACCGGTTCACCAAGAACGTGATGATGTACACGGACCCGCCGCGCCACGACGCGCTGCGCCGCTCCACCCAGGCCGGCTTCAGCGGGGCGGCGCACGAGCACTACAGCCAGGTGATCGAAGGAGTCGCCGCCGACCTGGTCGCCTCGGTCCCCTCCCGCACGAGGGAGATCGACGCCGTCCCCGTCCTGGCCGCCGAACTGCCCGTCCGTTCGGCCGTGCACGCATTCGGGGTGCCGGAGGACGACCTGGACTTCGTCATCCCGTGCGTCGAGACGCTCATGACGTACTGGTCCGGGCCGCAGAGCCAGCCGGTGGCGCTCGACCGCCTCCTGGAACTCCTCACGGACCTGCACACCTACGCCCTGGAGCTCGTCCGGGGCAAGCGCGGCAAGGTGCTCCCGGACACCGTCATCGCCCGCCTCGCGGCCGCCCAGGACAGCCTGACGGAGACCACGCCGGAGCAGACGGTCCACCAGCTCGTCCTGCTGTTCATCGCGTTGTTCGCCCCCACCACACCCGGCTCGCTCAGCAGCGGCATGCTCTCCTTCGCGCGCAACCCCGACCAGATCGAGCGGCTGCGCACCGACCGGGCGTGCACGGACAACGCGGCGAACGAGGTGATCCGCTACCACGCGTCGAACCAGTTCACCTGGCGGGTCGCCACGACGGACATCGACATGGGCGGCGTACGGATCCGCGCCGGGCAGAGCGTCGCCCTCTTCCTGGGCGCCGCCAACCGGGACCCCGGCGTGTTCGAGCGGCCGGACGCCTTCGACCTGGACCGGAGCAACAGCGCCAAGCACCTGTCCTTCGGGCTGGGAGTCCACTCCTGCCTGGGCCGGCAGATCGCCAACCTCCAGCTGAAGTGGTTCTACGTGGCCCTCTTCGCCCGGTTCCCGGGCATCCGGCTCGCCGGCGAGCCCACCTGGAACCCCAACCTCGAATTCCGGTCCCTGGAAACGCTGCCGCTCCGGCTCGCCTGA
- a CDS encoding quercetin 2,3-dioxygenase has translation MPEDARTAPIALREGEGEALWFLDFLATVKGSAAEMNGAASVIEHLGRRGTGSPLHVHHRDDEWWYVLDGEVTFWVAGQVIAAPAGSFVYGPRHVPHTFLVTSDEARFLHVTEPGGFDGFTRSLGKPAPSLEIPPHGIVLPDLEQVRAIAAEFGIEVLGPPGIPAAAPDPGHRKEKSQ, from the coding sequence ATGCCGGAGGACGCAAGGACCGCGCCGATCGCGTTGCGCGAGGGGGAGGGCGAGGCGCTGTGGTTCCTCGACTTCCTGGCGACGGTCAAGGGTTCCGCGGCGGAGATGAACGGGGCGGCCTCGGTCATCGAGCACCTCGGCCGGCGCGGCACCGGCTCGCCGCTCCACGTGCACCACCGCGACGACGAATGGTGGTACGTCCTCGACGGCGAGGTCACCTTCTGGGTGGCCGGCCAGGTCATCGCCGCGCCCGCCGGATCGTTCGTCTACGGCCCGCGCCACGTCCCCCACACCTTCCTCGTCACCTCGGACGAGGCGCGCTTCCTGCACGTGACCGAGCCCGGTGGGTTCGACGGCTTCACCCGCTCCCTGGGGAAGCCCGCGCCCTCCCTGGAGATCCCGCCCCACGGCATCGTCCTGCCCGACCTGGAACAAGTGCGCGCCATCGCCGCCGAGTTCGGGATCGAAGTGCTCGGACCTCCCGGAATCCCGGCCGCGGCCCCGGATCCCGGCCACCGGAAGGAGAAGAGCCAGTGA
- a CDS encoding dihydrofolate reductase family protein: MRKIILMLSVSLDGFIEGPERQIDWHTVDDELHQHFNDEARAMGGFLEGRVTYELMEDFWPTADADPTISGPMAEFAGIWRDTPKYVYSRTLETVGPNAVLVRDVVPAEVAALKAAPGGDLCVGGADLAASFLRHDLVDAFQIYVHPVLIGRGKPLFPPSDTRTPLRLDGTHTFGNGVVQLRYERP, translated from the coding sequence ATGCGAAAGATCATTCTGATGCTGTCGGTGTCCCTCGACGGATTCATCGAGGGTCCCGAGCGGCAGATCGACTGGCACACGGTCGACGATGAACTGCACCAGCACTTCAACGACGAGGCCCGGGCGATGGGCGGCTTCCTGGAAGGCCGCGTGACGTACGAGCTGATGGAGGATTTCTGGCCGACCGCCGACGCGGACCCCACGATCTCCGGGCCGATGGCCGAGTTCGCGGGCATCTGGCGGGACACGCCCAAGTACGTGTACTCGCGCACCCTGGAGACGGTCGGCCCGAACGCCGTGCTCGTCCGGGACGTCGTCCCGGCGGAGGTCGCCGCCCTGAAGGCGGCCCCCGGAGGCGACCTGTGCGTGGGAGGGGCGGATCTCGCCGCCTCGTTCCTGCGCCACGACCTGGTGGACGCATTCCAGATCTACGTCCACCCCGTGCTCATCGGCCGCGGCAAACCGCTCTTCCCGCCGTCCGACACCCGCACGCCGCTCCGCCTCGACGGCACGCACACCTTCGGCAACGGGGTCGTCCAGCTGCGGTACGAGCGGCCGTAG
- a CDS encoding STAS domain-containing protein — protein MVPEADSERFTVAVRTVDGAVVVELAGELDHDTAPPLRDALDAAVTSGGRLLVDLTDLDFCDSTGLNVLLHSRLNAQEAGAGLELIGLRGPVARMFRITGADGVFPVHADVAEALGEAGGPPDTA, from the coding sequence ATGGTTCCGGAAGCGGACAGCGAGCGCTTCACCGTCGCGGTGCGGACCGTGGACGGAGCCGTCGTCGTCGAACTGGCGGGGGAGCTGGACCACGACACGGCGCCGCCGCTGCGCGATGCGCTGGATGCGGCGGTCACCTCCGGCGGCCGACTGCTGGTGGACCTCACCGACCTTGACTTCTGCGATTCCACGGGGCTGAACGTGCTGCTGCACAGCCGGCTCAACGCGCAAGAGGCCGGTGCGGGTCTGGAACTGATCGGCCTGCGCGGTCCGGTCGCCCGGATGTTCCGCATCACCGGCGCGGACGGGGTGTTCCCCGTGCACGCCGATGTGGCGGAGGCCCTGGGCGAGGCGGGCGGTCCGCCGGACACGGCCTAG
- a CDS encoding enoyl-CoA hydratase/isomerase family protein, with product MAVKTADDSAENTVLFEIQGRTGVVTLNRPKALNALTHPMVRRIDEALTAWEQDRAVHQVLIRGAGERGLCAGGDIRAIHDDAKAGATASPAFWRDEYRLNAHIARYPKPYVALMDGIVMGGGVGVSAHGGVRVVTERSRVAMPETGIGFVPDVGGTYLLARAPGGLGTHLALTGTAVGAADALLCGLADHYVPAGRLDDLTAELAAAPAHEVLPRYATTPEPGDLAGRRPWIDHCYAAQTVEEIVDRLLGHGDPAAKEAAETILAKSPTALKVTLAALRRAAGTATLERVLAQEFRVSCHALAMPDLVEGVRAQVVDKDRRPRWSPAALEAVTNAEVERFFAPLGAGRELEFPEAGALR from the coding sequence ATCGCTGTGAAGACCGCAGACGACAGCGCCGAGAACACCGTCCTGTTCGAGATCCAGGGCCGCACCGGGGTGGTCACCCTCAACCGCCCCAAGGCCCTCAACGCCCTCACCCACCCCATGGTGCGGCGGATCGACGAGGCCCTCACGGCCTGGGAGCAAGACCGGGCCGTCCACCAGGTCCTGATCCGCGGGGCCGGGGAGCGCGGTCTGTGCGCGGGCGGGGACATCCGGGCCATCCACGACGACGCGAAGGCCGGGGCCACCGCCTCTCCCGCATTCTGGCGCGACGAGTACCGGCTCAACGCGCACATCGCCCGCTACCCCAAGCCGTACGTGGCCCTCATGGACGGGATCGTGATGGGCGGCGGAGTCGGCGTCTCGGCCCACGGAGGCGTCCGCGTCGTCACCGAACGCTCCCGGGTCGCCATGCCCGAGACCGGGATCGGCTTCGTCCCCGACGTCGGCGGCACCTACCTGCTCGCCCGCGCCCCGGGCGGGCTCGGCACCCACCTGGCCCTCACCGGCACCGCCGTGGGCGCCGCCGACGCGCTGCTGTGCGGACTCGCCGACCACTACGTCCCCGCCGGCCGGCTCGACGACCTCACCGCCGAGCTCGCCGCGGCCCCCGCCCACGAGGTGCTGCCGAGGTACGCCACCACACCCGAGCCAGGTGACCTCGCCGGCCGCCGGCCCTGGATCGACCACTGCTACGCGGCGCAGACCGTCGAGGAGATCGTGGACCGGCTGCTGGGTCACGGCGACCCGGCCGCGAAGGAGGCCGCCGAGACGATCCTGGCCAAGTCCCCGACGGCGCTCAAGGTCACCCTCGCCGCCCTGCGCCGGGCCGCCGGGACGGCGACGCTGGAGCGGGTGCTGGCCCAGGAGTTCCGCGTGTCCTGCCACGCGCTGGCCATGCCGGACCTGGTGGAGGGGGTCCGGGCCCAGGTCGTCGACAAGGACCGCAGGCCGCGCTGGTCGCCGGCCGCCCTGGAGGCCGTCACAAACGCCGAGGTCGAGCGGTTCTTCGCCCCGCTCGGCGCAGGCCGCGAACTGGAGTTCCCGGAGGCCGGCGCGCTCCGGTGA
- a CDS encoding cytochrome P450, with product MHRARRLHALYRAIYTAGIAVPFLLAGFLLWFGLSGQAWPLLLAVPVIAALPLFFVRRRLAEFRSLRHLPGPKPSFFLGNMGELLAYGHGGRHEALQALHDQYGPLVRLHLAWGSAAFVSLSYVSPNLHKKDLDSHRRADRTVLARSLMGVEGGDLHRTHRQVLSASLTSRGVAERSYVLTDVADRYVDKWKHVDETYEGIQADLRDWSVNCLSAFLFGEDWDLGADLHAYHRALGAIEEEVSFRAFHPFFVRWIFPRRRLRVRAAYRQVAGVLGAVLSGREQRAPAECPAHRPSGDLLGQVTRAPWSHEDRVEELMSLVLGGADPMSYVLSQALVMLSQDQHVQEKARKSIEAAAPADGPDDTDGPGGPGGDPSPDPYVRSIVYETLRLFPPVPFSAKFTEERAVEERGMSIPPGTVIMWMKSAVGKNPDLFRDADRFNPDRFSADDEEHATINSFLPFGAGPRHCVGNRLAEQQCAVMLTEILKNFLIVPVDDIEVTFHSTISVVPSAVPVRLVSR from the coding sequence ATGCACAGGGCACGTCGATTACACGCACTGTATCGAGCAATTTACACGGCGGGCATCGCTGTCCCCTTCCTGCTGGCAGGGTTCCTATTGTGGTTCGGCCTCAGCGGCCAGGCCTGGCCGCTCCTGCTCGCCGTCCCGGTGATCGCCGCTCTTCCGCTCTTCTTCGTACGGCGGCGGCTGGCGGAGTTCCGCTCGCTGCGGCACCTGCCGGGCCCGAAACCCTCGTTCTTCCTGGGGAACATGGGGGAGCTGCTGGCCTACGGGCACGGCGGCCGGCACGAAGCGCTGCAAGCACTGCACGACCAGTACGGGCCCCTCGTACGCCTCCATCTGGCCTGGGGGAGCGCGGCGTTCGTATCGCTGTCGTACGTGTCCCCCAACCTGCACAAGAAGGACCTCGACTCGCACCGCCGGGCCGACCGGACGGTGCTGGCCCGGAGCCTCATGGGTGTGGAGGGGGGCGACCTCCACCGGACCCACCGTCAGGTCCTCTCGGCGTCCCTGACGAGTCGCGGGGTCGCGGAGCGGTCGTACGTGCTGACGGACGTGGCCGACCGGTACGTGGACAAGTGGAAGCACGTCGACGAGACCTACGAGGGCATCCAGGCGGACCTGCGCGACTGGAGCGTCAACTGTCTCAGCGCCTTCCTCTTCGGCGAGGACTGGGATCTCGGGGCGGATCTGCACGCGTACCACCGGGCCCTCGGTGCCATCGAGGAAGAGGTCAGCTTCCGCGCCTTCCACCCCTTCTTCGTCCGGTGGATCTTCCCGCGGCGGCGGCTGCGCGTCCGGGCCGCGTACCGCCAGGTCGCCGGCGTCCTCGGCGCCGTGCTGAGCGGCCGCGAGCAGCGCGCCCCCGCCGAGTGCCCCGCGCACCGGCCGTCCGGCGACCTGCTCGGTCAGGTGACCCGGGCCCCCTGGTCCCACGAGGACCGGGTCGAGGAGCTGATGTCCCTCGTCCTCGGCGGCGCCGACCCCATGTCCTACGTCCTCTCCCAGGCGCTGGTCATGCTCTCCCAGGACCAGCACGTCCAGGAGAAGGCGCGCAAGTCGATCGAGGCGGCCGCCCCGGCGGACGGCCCGGACGACACGGACGGCCCCGGCGGACCGGGCGGCGATCCGAGCCCCGACCCGTACGTCAGGAGCATCGTCTACGAGACGCTGCGCCTCTTCCCGCCCGTCCCCTTCAGTGCGAAATTCACCGAAGAACGCGCGGTGGAGGAAAGGGGAATGAGCATCCCGCCGGGCACGGTCATCATGTGGATGAAGAGCGCCGTCGGGAAGAATCCGGACCTGTTCCGCGACGCGGACCGATTCAACCCGGACCGGTTCTCGGCCGACGACGAGGAACACGCCACCATCAACAGTTTCCTGCCGTTCGGCGCCGGCCCGCGGCACTGCGTCGGAAACCGGCTTGCGGAACAGCAGTGCGCCGTCATGCTGACCGAAATCCTGAAGAATTTCCTCATCGTTCCCGTCGATGACATCGAAGTGACATTCCATTCGACGATTTCCGTCGTGCCGTCGGCCGTGCCGGTCCGGCTGGTCTCGCGATGA
- a CDS encoding nitric oxide synthase oxygenase: MNSEAPSSPTPVHHAAAPGPHTGAAADRDEAEEFLRLFHAEHPAQPVTLGRRLGEVGAAIDATGTYRHTPAELAFGARVAWRNSRRCIGRLYWNSLRVLDRRDAATPEEIHRHLCEHLRQATNDGRIRPVISVFAPDTPARPGPRVWNDQLIRYAGSRRDDGTVVGDAAYVAFTEKVRRLGWQGLEGPFDILPLVIDTPDDKPQLFEVPRDLVLEVPISHPDVPRIADLGLRWHAVPAISNMRLRVGGIDYPLAPFNGWYMGTEIGARNLVDEGRYNLLPAVAACLGLDTSSDGTLWRDRALVELNVAVLHSFRTAGAQISDHHTESRRFLAHLAREERQGRTVPADWSWIVPPVSGGITPVFHRYYDDVDQRPNFYPGDPYPDLDSGRDPDPDPDSDDGEPEQGGCPNRQ, encoded by the coding sequence GTGAACTCCGAAGCCCCGTCCTCCCCGACACCCGTCCACCATGCCGCCGCCCCCGGCCCGCACACCGGTGCCGCCGCCGACCGGGACGAGGCAGAGGAGTTCCTGCGCCTGTTCCACGCCGAGCATCCCGCCCAGCCCGTCACACTCGGCCGGCGCCTCGGCGAGGTCGGTGCCGCCATCGACGCCACGGGCACCTACCGCCACACCCCCGCCGAGCTCGCCTTCGGTGCCCGCGTCGCGTGGCGCAACTCCCGGCGGTGCATCGGCCGCCTGTACTGGAACAGCCTGCGCGTCCTGGACCGCCGCGACGCCGCCACCCCCGAGGAGATCCACCGCCACCTGTGCGAGCACCTGCGCCAGGCGACCAACGACGGCCGGATCCGGCCCGTGATCTCAGTGTTCGCCCCCGACACCCCGGCCCGGCCCGGCCCCCGGGTGTGGAACGACCAGCTCATCCGCTACGCCGGCAGCCGCCGGGACGACGGCACGGTGGTCGGCGACGCGGCGTACGTGGCCTTCACCGAGAAGGTGCGGCGGCTGGGCTGGCAGGGCCTCGAAGGACCCTTCGACATCCTGCCCCTGGTCATCGACACCCCCGACGACAAGCCCCAGCTCTTCGAAGTGCCGCGGGACCTGGTCCTGGAGGTGCCGATCAGCCATCCGGACGTTCCGCGGATCGCCGACCTGGGTCTGCGCTGGCACGCCGTGCCGGCCATCAGCAACATGCGGCTGCGGGTCGGCGGCATCGACTATCCCCTCGCCCCGTTCAACGGCTGGTACATGGGCACCGAGATAGGAGCCCGCAACCTCGTCGACGAAGGCCGCTACAACCTGCTGCCCGCCGTAGCCGCCTGTCTCGGCCTCGACACCAGCAGCGACGGCACCCTGTGGCGCGACCGCGCACTGGTCGAGCTCAACGTCGCCGTCCTGCACTCCTTCCGTACCGCGGGGGCCCAGATCAGCGACCACCACACGGAATCCCGCCGCTTCCTCGCCCACCTGGCCAGGGAGGAGCGCCAGGGGCGTACCGTGCCCGCGGACTGGAGCTGGATCGTCCCTCCGGTGTCGGGCGGCATCACCCCCGTCTTCCACCGCTACTACGACGACGTCGACCAGCGCCCCAACTTCTACCCCGGCGACCCCTACCCCGACCTCGACTCCGGCCGCGACCCCGACCCCGACCCCGACTCCGACGACGGCGAGCCGGAGCAGGGCGGATGCCCCAACCGGCAGTGA
- a CDS encoding TetR/AcrR family transcriptional regulator C-terminal domain-containing protein gives MGANRARGQRAGLTRQAVLEAAVRLADREGLKALSMRRLGAELGVEAMTLYHHVPNKSALLDGMIEQVVAEAVPPEFGAATWREDLRTYAHALVAALGTHPHAVPLLLSRPAMTPRNLRTMEAVVGMLYEAGFPLPRTLDVLYSLTSFVVGHAAAQAGSVDGAGDMASLDPDAYPLLVSAAREAGGDAAVARFDFALEALLSGFERELALART, from the coding sequence ATGGGGGCCAACAGGGCTCGCGGGCAGCGCGCGGGGCTCACGAGGCAGGCCGTCCTGGAGGCGGCTGTACGGCTCGCCGACCGAGAGGGGCTGAAGGCTCTGTCGATGCGCCGGCTCGGCGCCGAACTGGGCGTGGAGGCGATGACCCTCTACCACCACGTGCCGAACAAGAGTGCCCTGCTGGACGGGATGATCGAGCAGGTCGTCGCGGAGGCCGTTCCCCCGGAGTTCGGCGCCGCCACCTGGCGGGAGGACCTGCGCACCTACGCTCACGCGCTGGTGGCCGCGCTCGGCACGCATCCGCACGCCGTGCCGCTGCTGCTGTCCCGGCCCGCCATGACTCCCCGCAATCTGCGGACGATGGAGGCCGTGGTGGGGATGCTGTACGAGGCGGGCTTCCCCCTGCCCAGGACCCTGGACGTCCTGTACTCCCTGACCAGCTTCGTCGTCGGTCACGCCGCCGCACAGGCGGGCAGTGTCGACGGCGCCGGCGACATGGCCTCGCTGGACCCGGACGCCTACCCGCTGCTGGTCAGCGCCGCCCGCGAGGCAGGCGGGGACGCGGCCGTGGCGCGCTTCGACTTCGCGCTCGAAGCGCTGCTGTCCGGATTCGAAAGGGAACTCGCGCTCGCGCGCACCTGA
- a CDS encoding phospholipase D family protein, which produces MAKADWLLVPGERGNAATRLDQRRPDGKAWSEGNHVRPLVHGAAYFAELLAAVRDLRAGDLLLFTDWRGDPDERLDGDGTEIGSVLCRAAERGVIVKGLLWRSHLDSLHFSQAENRHLGEEIEEGGGECLLDMRVRPGGSHHQKLVVLRHPGRPDQDVAYVGGIDLCHNRNDDSTHRGDRQSTPMAAAYGPHPPWHDVQLALRGPAVGDIEAVFRERWQDPSPLSRSPLTRLRALAHREDTSADRLPPQTADPPPCGTHTVQVLRTYPNRLLRGYPFAPDGERSIARAYLKALARARTLVYLEDQYLWSPRVVACFARALRRSPRLRLIAVIPSVPEQDGRLTLPMNLIGRITALDALRRAGGDRVAVYCLENRAGTPVYVHAKVCVIDDVWTSVGSDNINLRSWTHDSELSCAVVDEAGAFARELRLELMREHLDAGDPASRQARDARNALSDPVAAFAACEEAAAALDAWYGDGCPGPRPPGRLRRYVPPDLTGAQRLIAAPLHRVLVDPDGRPLGLRRRNAF; this is translated from the coding sequence GTGGCAAAGGCCGACTGGCTGCTGGTACCCGGTGAACGCGGCAACGCCGCGACGCGCCTGGACCAGCGCCGCCCCGACGGAAAGGCCTGGTCGGAGGGGAACCACGTACGGCCCCTGGTGCACGGAGCCGCCTACTTCGCGGAGCTGCTGGCAGCGGTGCGCGACCTGCGCGCCGGAGACCTGCTCCTGTTCACCGACTGGCGCGGCGATCCCGACGAGCGGCTCGACGGGGACGGCACCGAGATCGGCTCGGTCCTGTGCCGGGCGGCCGAACGCGGCGTCATCGTCAAGGGGCTCCTGTGGCGCTCCCACCTCGACAGCCTGCACTTCAGCCAGGCGGAGAACCGCCACCTCGGCGAGGAGATCGAGGAAGGCGGCGGCGAATGCCTCCTCGACATGCGCGTACGCCCCGGCGGCTCGCACCACCAGAAACTGGTGGTCCTGCGCCACCCCGGGCGCCCGGACCAGGACGTCGCCTACGTCGGCGGCATCGACCTCTGCCACAACCGCAACGACGACTCCACCCACCGCGGCGACCGCCAGTCGACGCCCATGGCCGCCGCCTACGGACCCCACCCGCCCTGGCACGACGTGCAGCTCGCCCTGCGCGGGCCCGCCGTCGGCGACATCGAGGCCGTCTTCCGCGAGCGCTGGCAGGACCCGTCCCCGCTCAGCCGCAGCCCCCTCACCCGGCTACGGGCGCTGGCGCACCGGGAGGACACCAGCGCAGACCGGCTGCCGCCGCAGACGGCCGACCCGCCACCCTGCGGCACGCACACCGTGCAGGTGCTGCGGACCTACCCCAACCGCCTGCTGCGCGGCTACCCCTTCGCCCCCGACGGGGAGCGCAGCATCGCCCGGGCCTACCTCAAGGCGCTGGCCCGGGCACGGACCCTGGTCTACCTGGAGGACCAGTACCTGTGGTCCCCCCGGGTGGTCGCCTGCTTCGCCCGGGCGCTGCGCCGCAGCCCCCGGCTCCGGCTGATCGCCGTCATCCCCTCGGTCCCGGAACAGGACGGCCGCCTGACCCTGCCCATGAACCTCATCGGGCGGATCACCGCACTCGACGCCCTGCGCCGCGCCGGCGGCGACCGGGTGGCCGTGTACTGCCTGGAGAACCGGGCCGGCACCCCCGTCTACGTCCACGCCAAGGTGTGCGTGATCGACGACGTGTGGACCTCCGTCGGCTCCGACAACATCAACCTCCGCTCCTGGACCCATGACTCCGAGCTGAGCTGCGCCGTGGTGGACGAGGCCGGCGCCTTCGCCCGGGAGCTGCGTCTGGAGCTCATGCGCGAGCACCTGGACGCCGGGGACCCGGCGTCGCGGCAGGCGCGGGACGCGCGGAACGCGCTGTCCGACCCCGTGGCCGCGTTCGCCGCCTGCGAGGAGGCCGCCGCCGCGCTGGACGCCTGGTACGGGGACGGCTGCCCCGGCCCCCGGCCGCCGGGCCGGCTGCGCCGGTACGTCCCGCCGGACCTGACCGGCGCGCAGCGGCTGATCGCGGCTCCCCTGCACCGGGTGCTGGTCGACCCGGACGGCCGCCCGCTGGGGCTGCGGCGGCGCAACGCGTTCTGA